A window of the Carassius carassius chromosome 36, fCarCar2.1, whole genome shotgun sequence genome harbors these coding sequences:
- the ccdc80l2 gene encoding coiled-coil domain-containing protein 80 yields the protein MSRLWIFLLLLAHWINSPVLSAKGGKKKYQVRNQSGHATPKEDVGSDGAPESPSESDFLADFAGKHRLWVITAPSHSDNYLRMMEKQIQESEGLNCRLAERDTLIVTIIQNAMMEGKIQRTTLLGEATVEVMGSEMVSKLLHYLELEDHTFSMLILKKNMRVSERFPYPVRVEAILEVIDQLPVRKLEKVARKGLPVKCKITKKRLVVKKQGSGKRRTFSPQKHVNTTSIFLTQKTRLDKKATLRNKVQDILSGRSRFVIRKTTGNSKASAKAGSKSGSSGNERLKLDDQKKTPDSNRHPEPETEMKKVSEADKTHVDAKLHFDTLNEEFNGEQTIDHSSSKKKGKGKDAKKKKGKGGRGKSQREADDKEKEALKEFMQNLKGRRRILVISSPSDVSSQYIKQRDDNELHSCEFSQRKVSVLSIMGSERNPTLHIQHYQQDSESPQASLPEKFRNPELISEIRREYGLDSKNFSVVLTDYDLRPNLNRVFNKPTAPSDLLDYIDNFPSRQSEKEEERKLPAPCSKAEINNQEENTLQRFMSKRRLLIISAPTVDDFSFHQQLQALNGQECPLGIRHFALLKIMGSGSTASGTVDFFPLNGKSQPEKETLSQDVVESLRNQLKINRDYFSMLVVGKDGDVKAWFPSPMWSLGSIYDLVDSMELRQQEQKLQKTLGIHCPDENSGTYHGYTEETEDSYLYHRSED from the exons ATGTCTCGTCTGTGGATCTTTCTACTTCTGTTGGCGCACTGGATCAACAGCCCGGTGCTTTCTGCAAAAGGAGGCAAGAAAAAATACCAAGTGAGGAATCAAAGTGGCCATGCAACTCCCAAGGAGGACGTTGGGTCAGATGGAGCTCCCGAGAGTCCATCGGAGTCTGACTTCTTGGCTGATTTTGCTGGGAAACACCGCCTGTGGGTGATCACCGCACCATCGCACAGTGACAACTATCTGCGTATGATGGAGAAGCAGATCCAGGAGTCTGAAGGACTGAACTGTCGCTTggcagagagagacacactcatCGTCACTATTATTCAGAATGCCATGATGGAAGGCAAAATCCAGCGTACAACCTTGCTAGGAGAAGCCACTGTGGAGGTTATGGGCTCTGAAATGGTAAGCAAACTTCTCCATTACCTTGAACTGGAGGACCATACCTTCTCCATGCTGATTCTGAAGAAGAACATGAGGGTTAGTGAAAGATTTCCTTACCCGGTTCGCGTTGAGGCCATTCTTGAGGTCATCGACCAGCTGCCAGTGCGAAAGTTGGAGAAGGTCGCAAGAAAGGGGTTACCAGTGAAATGCAAGATCACAAAGAAGAGGTTAGTGGTGAAGAAACAGGGTTCTGGCAAGCGTAGGACCTTCAGTCCACAGAAGCATGTTAATACCACATCCATCTTCCTGACACAGAAGACACGTCTTGACAAAAAGGCAACTCTGAGAAACAAAGTACAAGATATTTTGAGTGGACGTTCACGATTCGTCATCCGTAAAACGACAGGCAACAGCAAAGCATCAGCTAAAGCAGGTTCCAAATCTGGATCTAGTGGAAATGAGAGGCTGAAGCTCGATGACCAGAAGAAAACTCCAGATAGTAACAGACACCCAGAGccagaaacagaaatgaaaaaagTATCAGAAGCAGATAAAACACATGTTGatgcaaaattacattttgacaCCCTCAATGAGGAGTTCAATGGAGAGCAAACCATTGACCattcaagctccaaaaaaaaagGCAAAGGAAAGGATGCCAAGAAGAAAAAGGGGAAAGGAGGGAGGGGGAAGTCACAACGAGAAGCAGATGATAAGGAAAAGGAAGCTCTTAAAGAATTCATGCAAAACCTCAAAGGGAGAAGAAGAATTCTT GTCATTTCATCTCCAAGTGATGTCTCAAGTCAATATATCAAACAGAGAGATGATAATGAGCTACATAGCTGCGAGTTTTCCCAAAGAAAGGTCTCAGTGCTGTCCATTATGGGTTCAGAACGTAATCCTACACTACACATTCAACACTACCAACAAG ATTCCGAGTCTCCACAAGCATCCCTGCCAGAAAAGTTCAGAAACCCTGAGTTAATCAGTGAGATCCGCAGAGAATATGGGCTGGACTCCAAAAACTTCTCAGTGGTGTTGACTGACTATGACCTGAGGCCTAAC CTTAATAGGGTTTTCAACAAGCCAACAGCTCCTTCCGATTTACTCGATTACATTGACAACTTTCCATCACGTCAGTCTGAGAAGGAAGAGGAGAGAAAACTTCCAGCACCCTGCTCTAAAGCAGAAATAAACAATCAAGAGGAGAACACGCTTCAAAG GTTTATGTCCAAACGTAGACTTCTAATCATCTCAGCACCTACTGTAGATGACTTCTCATTCCATCAGCAGCTTCAGGCTCTTAATGGACAGGAGTGTCCACTGG GTATTCGTCATTTTGCCTTGTTGAAGATTATGGGTTCTGGATCGACAGCTTCAGGAACAGTGGATTTTTTTCCATTGAATG GGAAAAGTCAACCCGAGAAGGAGACGCTTTCACAGGATGTGGTGGAGAGTCTGAGAAATCAGCTGAAGATAAACCGGGACTACTTCAGCATGCTGGTGGTGGGTAAGGACGGAGATGTAAAGGCCTGGTTCCCATCTCCAATGTGGTCCCTGGGAAGCATCTATGACCTTGTGGACTCAATGGAACTGCGACAACAGGAACAGAAACTGCAAAAAACTCTTGGAATTCACTGTCCAGATGAGAATTCAGGTACTTACCATGGTTACACAGAAGAGACAGAGGACAGCTACTTGTACCACAGATCTGAGGACTAA